ATGCTTTGGATTTTGCAATACTTTGCTACCAAACACAACCTAAGACGTCATTTTCGCTTGCGTACATGAATGTCGAGGCTTAGATCTAATCCAACAACGAAATGGCCAACCATAGAAAATTAGTAGACCGACAAGACATCAGCTTAGAAAAATCCAAAGAAAGGCACTCGGGCCGCGCAATTATACGGCAAGAAAATTGTTTCTGGACGACGCACCTACCAATTTGCTTGTTGGTGTGTGGTAAATTATAATGTGCGGTTAGTAGCAGCTACCAGCACGTTAGATATGACAACGAAGAGGGCGGCGCATTATTTTGGTTTCTGCTCTAAGCATCTTTCGTCATGCTAAGATGAGTACAAACCTCTCCCTCAAAAAAAAGATGAGTACAAACCTCGTTTTGCCGATGCATGTTTTTCTACAGCTAGAGTTGATCCGTACATTTAAATATACATCAACACTACGCATACATGAAAAGCCACCCCCTCTCACGTAGCCGCCTCCTGTAAAAAAGATTAGGATTTCTCTGCTTCCCGTTGGCGCCATCACcgatccgcctcgtctccggtggccttagggccatggggacacggtggatcccggcccttgctggCGGGAGGGCTTCGTGAGGGAGTccgggactaaggggtcctcggacgtccggcctgttacccatgggccggactgatgggctgtgaagacatgaaggccgaagactgcaccgtgtccggattggactctacttggcgtggagggcaagcttggcgaccgactatgaagattccttcttatgtaaccgactccatgtaaaccctagatccccccggtgtctatataaaccggaggggttagtccgaaaaggatagattcattaccatatacacataggctagacttctagggcttagccattacgatctcgtggtagatcaactcttgtaacactcatattcatcaagatcaatcaagcaggaagtagggtattacctccatagaaagggcccgaacctgggtaaacatcttgtcccccgtctcctgttatcatcgatcctagacgcacagtcgggaccccctaccagagatccgccggttttgacaccgacacttcgtTTTTATATGTTTCTTCGAGTTTTGTTAGCTTTGCGTCCTGCTTAGAAAAGCGAGCTGGTTgcggctctctgaagatggaataagctTCTTCTTGCCTAGCCCTTGttccggtggtgcgtctagcatcctcggtgggcgtgtggaggtgcgtCTCTAGCGGATCTGTTTTGATGGATTTTCTCGGATCTGGTTGTCGTTGTCTACATTCATGTGTCTTCAGGTTGTATCCTTTCGATATATACACTACTTTTCGTCGGCAACAATTGCTATTCTAGTACGCTGGTCCTATAAGGTCTTAGCACAACAAGCTCCCGACTGTTTGCCACAACAAGTTCTGCCCGGCTCCAGCAAGGGAGGGACGATGACAACGGCGCGTCTTCAGGCTGGATCTGGACGTAATTTTTTTTGGTGGTGTTCGTTGTGTTGCTATGATTGAAGATGAAGAGATAAGAAGTTTTCCGCaaaaatatatatatacaaaaCCACCATGTATGGTCTATTTCTCATCAAACGGTAACCCCGTGATTAACATAAGTACAAAAGATTAAGCGGTTTTTCGTACATCTGTCCAAACAACCATATTTTTTCCATCTTGAAAAGAAAGGCAAATGGCCACATGTAACCTGTGGATGTGTCGATGGCCTTCATTAAATATTCACGTGGAGAAATGAGCATCTTACCAACCATGTTCGAAAAGGTTCAAAAACTTGGGCGGCAATACAAATACTCTCTTGCCCTCTCCGCATGTTTCACAATGCACTTTGTAGCCTTGTAGGTGTACACGTGCTATACATATTCCCTTCAAAAGAAAATGTAGGTGCTATACTAAAATTTGGGTAGCAGTCATACACTGCTTAAAATTTTGGGCCGGCCACACTCAAGCTGGACGTTTCAGCCTTTCAGCTTCACTATATATTTTGGCCTCCTGCCCATAGCGCATGCACTTGAGTATACCACCGGGCAATATGAAAGGGACAATGGAGGGAGAAGCGAGCCCTGAGCTGAAACTCGAAGGCGACATACCTGCCCGGTATGTCATGCCGCAGCAGGACCGCCCGTCCGCTGCCGCAGGTGTTGCGCCTATCCCCGTCGTCGACCTCGGCCGCCTATCCAGGCCTGACGCAGATGGTGGTGCCGTCGAGGAGGAAGCGAAACTCCGGTGGGCGCTCGAGACCTGGGGCTTCTTCATGGTGATCTTTCTTTCACAAACAAGAAAATTAGTAATCTTTCTAGGAACAATGCATTATTATGGGACTAATTTTTGTCAAATGGTATAAGTTAGATTTTATTTACATATCTTGTTAATTGCTCACATGCTTCCTGGTCCAGCTTTTCAAAGATTTTAACGGTGTCTTGTGGATGAGCTCATCGTGACAGTTGAACTTGGGTAACTTGAGCCATAGCTCCGGCTGACCTGATACCAGGCAAAACCAATTAAATTTTCTACCCACCTTAAACAGTGGGGACAATTAGGTATTTACTAGTGTGCAGATGCTGTTACTCTATACACAAGGAAAAAACAATTGTTTATAACATATAACAATATAATGTATAGTTGCTTTTTGGCccttaattttcatttttttacacaTGGCATAACAAAACTACCCATGGATGATTTTTAAGGGCTCCTGTGATACAAAGGAATTTCGTAGGATTTGGATCCATAGGATTGAAATCCTTAGGGATTTTCCCTCcggattcatttgtactacattttggaggaaaaaaattcatccactcaaacctttttgTTGAATTTCTTTGTTTTCCCTGTGCTAGCAAACACTCTTCCAAATTCTGAAGCGTAGAAAAGGACATGACGGTCTATTTCTaggtttttcctattcccgcattttgaGAATCATGCGAATCAAAGACGCCCTAATTTCTTTGAAATTACAAAACACGCATTATTGGTTACACCACAGGATAAGATGTATAGGGTATTACTTGCGTTGGTCTATTGCCGTGCAACTACGTGACGGGCCTAAAGTTACTATCACGGGCTCCCTGGTTTAGTGAGCTAACTAGAATCTAAATAGTCTAAAGCAAAATATTTCTTAGGTTTGCCTCAAGGCCACCATTGGTACCATGCACGAACCAAATCTGTTTCCAGTTACCCATAAGTCATAAAATCCTAATAAATGTACACTTGTactcatcgatatgttacttaaCCTAGCGATGTTTCATAGAAAAATCCACTTGTATGTGATTTGGAGAAACTACAGTGAAATAATTTTGAGCCCAAGATTCAAATTTTGAGACTTCTATTTTGAACGCTATTTTTACCTTTTTTTTTACATCTGTGTGCAGGATTTAAATCGTTGTATTATTTTCTAAAATGTTTCAGTGCCATAAACACTTCCAATCTTCACATATGACATTCTTCACAATTTTTTCGAATTAGGTTTCAATTATCTGAAGTAGTTTTGGCTCAGTGAGAGCCATGGTGCCCCAAAGCCAAAAACCCACTATGCACCTTGTATTCTGAACCCAATTATTGATATATTCGGTTTTTCTAATCCTTTTATTTTGTACATACATGCAATATTTGTTATTAATTATTTCCAACTTATTTTGTCCTAGATTACTAACCATGGTATAGAGGCCTCTCTTAtggatgcgatgatgaatgcatcgAAGGAGTTCTTTGGGCAGCCGACTGAAGAGAAGCAAAAATACAACAACATAATTGATGGCAAGCGTTTTCGTCTTGAAGGGTACAGAAGTGAGCTGCTGCAATCTGAAGGCCAGACCCTCGATTGGTCCTGTCGTTTATCTCTGCAAGTAGAACCGGAAGGGGAGAGAAGTTTCCACCTTTGGCCCAAGTATCCCAAATCTTTGAGGCAAGCAATCTGGTTCTCAGTAGCTCACTAATAAGTAGAAGCGCACGGGCCAGTTATTTTTACCATCAATTAGGAAAACTAGCCATCAACTCATGCCAGCGCACGGGCCAGTTATTTTTATAAAAAATCATACATGGCAGAAGTATAATATTATAGAATCTGATTAAAAAATATCTATTGACTATTTTTGTGAGAAAATTTTGGTTACTACTATTACAATCCTTTTTATGTTTGCATTGAGTACTTTAGGATAGTCTTTTTCAGGGAGACTAGTTTAATATTGTTGATAAATATAGGGCGACTCTCTTTGTTGTGGGTTGAGGATTCCCTTTTTGGTACATgggtttttacttattttctaatTAGAGCTGGGTATGTTTCTTAGAAGTACGTGAAAGGgtaggactctcttttcttgagtgtggtttttTTTTTGCGTCTATTTTCTTACGTGTGGTGCTTTAGTTTTCTTTTGTACGTGCTTGTTTTTCTTAATTGGGCCGGAATATGTGGTATAGGTACAAACTTAATGCCTTATCTGGTTTGGCATCATTTATACTAACTCAAGTTATATTCCAACTAAAAAAGTGGAACGGGACAACTATTATGTACCATGATTTATGTTTTAATCTCAACCATTGATTATTAGATCTAACGTCCGAATTAATTTGAATGATGTGGATTGATGAGGAGCTTAGTATGGAGTATATATAAAGATGTGTGTTCCTTCAGATAGAAAATATTGGGAAGCAGATAGTGAAAGCCAAATCTGTAGTATAAATTTGATGTTTTTATGTTTTTGGATCTGTTCGTCTTTCGTCGGCATTCGCATGTATTCagattggatccttccgatctacgctagTCTTCATCGGCAGCGGTtactgttctggtgcgctggtcctatggggccttagcacgacgacgtCCTGAGTATCAATTTGATGTTGATGATGAATTTTTCACACGGATGGTCATGTACATAACATTGCAGTTGCAAAGATTCTAGAGACTCGAATAGACAATCAGAGGGAATATTAGCATATCCATTTCTAATTTTGAAGGGCTCAAGTTCTATGTGGGTTTTTTAACAACATTTTCGAGTACATGCTAATGGTGAGAGAACATACGAATCTACACCAGAATATACAGAACACACAAGCAATGACCATTAACCAGCATTTAGCAAAACGAATATTTGCCCAAGCATCAAAATATTTGTGATAAACGAAGTAACAGTATGTAGCATGACCAATGAACATGGGGTTTGAACGAGGTACAGAGCAGAGACTGGAAAATTAAATTGGGCCCGCATGAGgtggggagtgagaggatgggagGGGTGGTGGCCTTGATTTGGTGAGAAAGCTTAGCTTGAGAGAACTATAGGACATTTACATCAGTGATAGCTTAGAGATAATGTCTCAGTTAGCCAAGTGAGTGGTATTCTAGATTTCCCTATATTCTACCCACACTATTAACAAATTTGACATGAGACTACCCTAAGCAGCAAGCAATAGTTCCATGTGAAATAACATATAGAAACTGAATAAAGTATGCTAATGTTTCTGTTGAATATTTGAACTTGACTTTTCCAGATCATTTGTACAGGGATGTGCTACTTCAGTACGCGTCAAGAACCAAGATAATAAAAGATTGTATCATGCGAGCCCTCGCAAATCTTCTAGAGCTCGATGAGGATTACTTCATCAATAGGACCACAACCAGGGCCCGAGCATTAGCTAGGCTAGGCTACTACCCTCCATGTCCGAGGCCTGACCTTGTTTTGGGCTTCAAGCCTCACTATGATGGTGGCGCCCTTTCAATCCTTTTCATCGAGGAGAACGTCGGTGGCTTGCAAGTTCTGAGAAATGGAAAATGGTACAATGTTCTAGCCAAGCCTTGTACATTGTTGATCAACATAGCAGAGTGCATTGAGGTAGGCACCTACAAATACAAGCTACTTCATCTACTCCCTCTATGTCAAATACTTCAGATTATGGGTCTTGGATTTATGTCATCTTACTTCACAATCTGAATTAATGTtccaaggagtaatcaacagtaaAACAAAAAGCCCCACCCCTTATTTTGGGCTTCTTTAATGCTAACATGGTTTTGATTGATTGGTTATATGGCTCAGTAGTACTGATAAATGCTTTGCTTATTTTGTCCAAATTTTTTCAGAATGTGAATTATTGAGATACGAAGGGTGTATTAATAAATATGGAAGAATTTGATTAATTGAATATCCTAGTGTGGCCTCTGAGTTGTCACAAAGTTGCATTTAATCTTTTCACGCAGATAATGAGTAATGGCATCTTCAAGAGCCCACCACATAGGGTCTTGACAAATGCAGAGAAGGAAAGGACCTCAGTAGCTATATTCTATGGCGTGGATGTGGAAACGGTGGTTGAACCAGCACCTGGTTTGTTGGATGAGAAGCGACTGGCAAGATTCAAGAAAATAAAGGCCGAGGATTACTATGGTACTGTCTTTGAGCATTTCCGCCAAGGAAAAAGGCTTATCGACACCTTGATAATTTAAGCAAATCATTTTATGTTAG
This window of the Triticum aestivum cultivar Chinese Spring chromosome 5D, IWGSC CS RefSeq v2.1, whole genome shotgun sequence genome carries:
- the LOC123124061 gene encoding protein SRG1, whose product is MPQQDRPSAAAGVAPIPVVDLGRLSRPDADGGAVEEEAKLRWALETWGFFMITNHGIEASLMDAMMNASKEFFGQPTEEKQKYNNIIDGKRFRLEGYRSELLQSEGQTLDWSCRLSLQVEPEGERSFHLWPKYPKSLRDVLLQYASRTKIIKDCIMRALANLLELDEDYFINRTTTRARALARLGYYPPCPRPDLVLGFKPHYDGGALSILFIEENVGGLQVLRNGKWYNVLAKPCTLLINIAECIEIMSNGIFKSPPHRVLTNAEKERTSVAIFYGVDVETVVEPAPGLLDEKRLARFKKIKAEDYYGTVFEHFRQGKRLIDTLII